The DNA region GAGCATTGACGAATGGGGAGTAGTGCTAGCTGGAGTAGCTCCAGGAATTGTACTACTAAACAGCAGGCATGCTAAATTAGGCCTAGCCTTTATGGTTGGAGGAATTGCTCTATGTTATTGCTTTAAGAAAATTAAGAAGGTATCTGAGAATTTTTTGCTAAAAAGTTTTTTAGTAGCTAAAGGTTTATTGCCAGCTCCATTAGGATATCCAAGGCTTTTGGGCAAAAAAGTTGGCAAGTAATGAATCATCTCTTTAAGCAAAATGCTATACAAGAGCTGGTTAAATATAATAAATGCTTACTTTCAGTAACTATATTGCTAGCTGCAGCTAATATAATTGCGATAATGGCTGCAATTACCAAAGAAGAAAAGTGGTTATTAATTCCAGCAATGGAGCCTGATCGTAAAATGATGGTTTCATCAAAAAATTACCATGAAACCTATTTAAAGGAATGGGCAATTTATGTAACGAAACTCTTATTTACTACTTCTCCAAATGAGGTAGAAAGACAAATAGCAGACATGAAAGTTGCATCTAGTAATACTGAATCTTTAAATAAATTTTTTCATGATCACTTGCAATTTGTTAAAGGCTCAAATGTGTCTTCAGTCTTTTTTCCGAAGAAGGTTGAAGTGATAAAGGATGGAGTATTAATTAGTGGAACGCTTCGTTATTGGTTTAGCGATAGTAAACATATTAGCTGTCGATAAGACTTACCTTTTGACTTACAAGCGAAGTCCTAATTACCTTTTGTTGTTAACTGGCGTTAAAGAGAATGGAATAAAAAAATGAGTATTAGAATTTTGAGGTTTATGATAGGGTTTATTGCTTTAGTCAAGTTTAGTGATGTATATGCGGTAGAATATGAGTTAGAAGTTGATAATTTGCTGAAGCTTGAGATTTCTGATAGTGGGCCAACAAGAATTAATCTTAAAGATGAAAAAATCAATGATATTTTTATGTATCCTCAAAATGCAGCCGAAGTTGTAGTTCATGAGTCTGGATGTTTGTTTATTGCTCCACGAGAAGAAGAAAAGAAGCTTTATTTAACAGTAATAGGAGAACACAAAACAATTCAAGATTTAATGTTAACTTTTACTCCAAAAACTCCAAGCCATGTAACGCTTATTAATGCTGCTACAGAAGAAGCTGAAAAGGATAATTCAAAAGGAAAAATAAAATTAGCTTAAAATGCTAGTTTTTACTTTAAAGCTTGTTAAGCTCAGCATCAAGCATATTAAAACTGCTTCAAAGTAAAATTTCATTATGGAGATATTATTGAAAACAAGGCGGAAGGCTGGTTGATAGGTGAAGATGGACGTTCTGGAATTAAAGGAATCGTGGTAGATAAATCGTCTAACATAGCAAGCATGGCTGCATTAAATGGAGTATTTAGCAATATTGCTAAGTTTCTACAAGCTAAGGCTATTAAACCTGATATGCTACCAACTTTAAACCTAGTAGCTGGAGGTCATCAACAACAAGAGTTTCAGATTGGAGATGCGCTTCAGTCTGGAGCTTACTCTGGAGCTAGTAATGCTTTTGATAAGCTAGCTGATTTTGCTATAAAACAAGCTGATTCTATGAGCCCAGTCGTTCTTATTGCGTCAGGTAGAGTCATCGATGTTGTATTTAAAAAAGGTTTTGACTTACGTGAGCACAAGAAGAAGCCACATAATTTAACTTATTCACAATCAACTAACAATGAAAAAGTTAATTTGCATAATAAATTCGACCAATCACAAAAGTTAGAGGAGCATTTATAATGAAGTTTTTATTATTGCTATTGGGCTGTATGAGCCTAACAAGCTTCTTTTTCGAAAGTAATTTTGATTGTAAAATTCCTAAAGGGCAAAAATGTAAGTCTTTATATGAAATAAAGAAAATGGCTGCTCAAGGAGTTTTTGACCCTGATAATGTTGAGAAAGTTGAAACATCAAAAATTAAATCAAAAAGGCGTTGTGTTCTATACTGTAAGCGATCTAAAGCAGTTCAAGGTGTAGCTGTTGTTAACACTTCACCTAAAAAACCAAAAATGAGTGATATTGCAACTTAAAAATGATTTATGTGATAATATAGGTTAAATTACTATATCTCTGTACTTTACAAACACTTCAATGCCTGATACTAATGCTTCTGGTAGACTTATATGTCTTTGTCCTAAGCCAGGGATTCCAATACCTGTACCTGGTATATTCCGGTAGGATTTTGGGAGCCAGTACGCCTTGTAGATGTTACAAAGTCGCCAATGTGTATGGTAAGTCTTGGAGGTTTGTCATTTGGAAGTGCTACTCAAAAAGGCATGAAAGATGAGGCTGAAGGAAGTGCTTTTTATCACATTCATTGGTATGTCTATCCTGTGATTTATTGGCTGGAAATTTTGCTTGATTTTATTTGTCTGGAAATGGCTGCAGTCGATATAGCATATTTAACAGAGTTTGATCCATTATGGAGTGATGACGCTAAATCTGCGATTTTAAATCCAGAAACGCTGTTGTTTCAAAATGTAGCTGCTTATCAAGCATGTATAGCTGATTGCATGAGTTGCAGCGCTGGTTTATTAGCAAGTGATTATGCTTTTTGGTGTGCTGAATGTCAAGGAATGCTTTACCCTTTTACTGGAACAGCTGCGGCGCATAATGGTGGAGTTGGAACATCTGTATTAATGGTAAGTAAGTTTATGGCTAGAATGCATAGGCAACTGATGTTATGGGGATATTATGGTTATAAAGGCTTATGTGGCAAGTATCCCATGCCTATTATGAAGAAAAGTCAGTATCGACTACAAATGACTTATCCGATTCCAGAAACCAGATCCTGCAAGAGCATAGGCCAAACAGAAGCTACATGGCAGGCTGGAAGAGAATTTCCAGTTAATGGTGAAGATTTTGGTTACTTGATTTGGCGAAAAAGAGATTACTGTTTGCTTTGATAAGGGTTAGAGAGGAATATGGTTATACGAGTAATGATGTTGATGGTTTTATTATTTGTTAATAATGCTAATGCTTTTTTTTGGGCCAGCAAAAAACTTTTATTTTTGTCTCATTTTCAATGAGTGATGAGGCTTTAAAAAGCTATTTTGCTGAATCTCAAAAGGCTGGAGCTCAATTGATTATGCGTGGGTTAATTAATAACTCATTTACACAAACAAAGAATAAAACTATGGAGCTTGGTATTAGCTTCGATATAGATCCTAGCTTGTTTGAACAATATAAAATTGATGTTGTTCCTGTGATAGTAATAGATGATGAAAAAAGAGGATTAACCAAGAAATTAACTGGCCATATTCCTTTAGCAATAGCATTAGAAATTATGAATGAGAATACTCAATGAGATTATTATCTATATTAACTTTTTGATAGTGCTCAATATTAGCTGTTGTTTAGCTTCAATGCAAAGCAGTTATAATGAAGCTAGCAACTATAATGTAAATCTTGGAAATTCTTCAAATACACAAGAATTATTTCATCAAGGTAGTAATGTCAATTATCCTAACAATGATGAGGATTTAACCTACCATGGCCGTAATCAGCTTGGTACAGAAAGTGGGGCAATGTTATTTCAAGCTGAAAACAGTAAAAACAATGCCTTAACTCAACATAATATCAACGATCAAAATTATATGATAGCTAATTCAATGAGAATTGAATCTGATCCTTTAAGTGCCCTTGATAGCAGTAACTTCGTAACTCAGACAAGTAAAACTAATACTGAAATTATTCAAAGTTGTAATGAAGGTAGTAATTTTAACATTGAACTTATTCGAGAATTAAATGTTGAGTGCAGATTAGAGAATGTATGGCTTTCTTGGCAAAACCGGCAAATGGAATTTGCAACAGAAGAAATAGTAGAGAATCATAGTAATTGGCTTAATGGTCGTGCAGATTTCCATGACGTAGATAAAAATAATGAAAAAATATACAAGTTAGCAGGTGATAGCCAAATGGCTGCAAGACGAATGAGGAGTGCTGTTGCTGATAGGCTTGGCGTATCTATAGAGCATATTGGAACAAAGTTTATATTATATCAAAAAGAGGTAAAATATGTATACTTCGCTATGACTACAGAGATAAGACTCAAGAACTAAGGGAAGTAGCAGAATATTGGCAAGTTGTAAAGCCTGAACTTGAACAATTAATAGAAAGTAATGAATGCTATGAGGCGAATAGACTCAACTATGAGAGTGGTGATAGAGTATTTTTTGACAAGTTTAGAGTCAATCGTTCATATTGGAAACAAAAGATTGTTTTTTCATGTACTAGCGATCCAAAAGATGGTTGCAAACACCTTAAAATTCAAAATTGTGAATTAAAAACAGCACTTGCCAAAAATCAGTAGCAAATATTTGTTTACTATGGCAGCACGATTATAGCTGTTCAACTGAGAAGCAAACAATGCTACACTCATCATTGCGTAATAACTCAATTTTTTGTTTAGGAGGTAATTGCAACACTCCAACTATTATACCAAATAGAGATATAGCTAAAGTAGCTCATCTAGCAATGCTAAATCAGATGAGCAAGGACATTAAAACAAATCCCGTTTCTGTATTTTCAGGTAAACATCGAAAATGCAAAAAAGATGTATTTAGTTTTTTGAATTGCTGCTCTTCAATGACTGGCTGGGGGCGTGATATAGGCTTATCGCAATGCAAATCTAAGGAACAAGAATTAGCTCTATATAGAAAAAAAGGTTACTGCTATTACATTGGAACCTATTGTTCTTCAAGAATTCCGATATTGGGTATTTGCCTAGCTAGAAAGTCTACTTATTGCTGCTTTCAGTCAAAACTTGCAAGAATTTTTCAGGAAGAAGCAAGAAAACAGCTAAAAATGAACTTTGGTACACCTGAATGTCCAAAGTGTAGAGGCCTTACAGTTGAGGAATTACAAAAAGTTGATTTCACTAAAATCAATATGGATGAACTATTTGGTGATATACTCACTAAGGCTCAAAGCAGCATGAACAAAGACATTATTGCAGGAATCAAAGATAAAGTTCATCGTATGCAACAAAGTTAGTCTAAATGAGCAGATTATTAATGTTTATGATATTAATTAGTCATTTATCCACTGTTGATGCTTCACCAACAAGATTTTTATGGTACAATGATAAACATGGTCATGAGCTTGATGACTCTGCTGCTAATTCTAAGTTGATGAGTGTGGCTCATGACCAGAGAATCGAGGAATTAAAGAAGCAATTTAATCGAGCTCAGCGTATAGCGCTGGATAATCCAACGCTCGAAAATGTGATTACAGCTCAAAGATTGCAGAAGCAAATCATGGAGAAGGCTCATAAGTTTGCTACTATGTGGCAACTAGCTACTCTACTTGATTACCAACTGATTAATGCTAATGAGCCTGCTAATAGCTTACATAGAAAGCTATATCAAGAAAAATCAGAGCAAAAAAATGATTTCAAACTCAAAAACATTGCTAAAAACTGGGGATTGATTCTGCAAGTTAAACAAGATTGCTTGCTCTGTAAGGCCTTTATTCCTATTGTTCAGAGCTTTGCTAATAAATATGCATTTCAGTTGCTAGCTGTCAGTAAGAATAATGAGTTGCTAAATAAACTAAACCCTAAGCATATTGTACCTGTATTATATTCAGTAGCTAGCGATGGTAAAAAAATATATGCAGTAGCTAGAGGCATAATCTCTGAAGATAAAATTATCGACAATATTCTAGCAATCGATAGATATTATCATAAGTTGGAGACTACATGAGCACCAAAATCAGAGTTTATGCCATTACAATGCTATTATTGCTACAAGCTCCAGTATCACTAGCTTGGAATATCGAAAACGTATTTCAAGGAATGAGTATTAATGTCACAAGATCTGGATCATATCAAGATCAAGCGGCTGGATATTATGCGGCTGGCGGATTATCTGCCAGAACAAGCCAAACATCATTTCAGCCATTTGCTATAACTCCACCATCTTTAAACATGAGCTGTAGCAGTATTGATGCCTATCTTGGTAGCTTCTCTGTTATTTCTGGAGAAGAATTAGTTCAATTGATGAAAAACATTGGTTCTCAAGCTAAAGTCTATGCTTTTTCATTAGGATTAAAAACATTTGCTCCACAGATTGAGAACGCTCTCAAGGACTTACGTAATCTAGCAATGGAGATGAATCAATTTGCCAAAGGAGATTGTGAATTAACAAAAGCATTATTTGCTACAGCTTTACCAAAGAACTGGGCTATGAGAGAAGCTGTTTGCCGTGATATACAGTCACAAAGCGGGTTTGATTATTTTGCTGCTGGTAAAAAATGTCGTAATGATTTAGCCCAAAAACAAGCTCTGCGACAAGCACAAAATAAGGATTCAGAGTTATGCTGGATGATTATAACATCTTCACTAAAGCAGCAGCAAAGGTTGGAATACCATCAAATATGCGTGATTCAATCATGTCTATGACTGGCACTATCGTGGTTACAAACAATAATGTGTACTTTTTTGACTCCTTAGCTCAGGATGAAAAAAGTTGGATTAGTCATTTAAAAGGTGGAGAATCAGCTTCAATTTACAGCTGTGATAGTGTTAGTTGCCTGCATCCAAGCCTACAACGAAATATCACAATATCACCAGAGCAGTCTTATGCAGGTAAAGCTAAGCAAAAATTGACTGATCTAAAAAATAAGTTTGATAAGAATTCTGAATATAGCAACTCTGAGATAGCCTTTTTATCTTCGATTGGAGATATATTTCCAATTTATGATTATATCACATTAGAAGCTATTTCTGGAGTCACAATTTTAGAGATCTCATCAGAATTAATAGCTAGCTATACATTAGTTCAGCATTTGAAGGAAGTAATCACCGAAATACGTAGAGCCGTTACTTCACTAGGTGCTAAGCAAGTTTCGAATGAACATTTAGAAAGATATTTGAAGGAATTGAATCGAGTACAACTTTTTGCAAATGAAAAATGGACTAGCCTACAAACCGATGCAAGTCGAATAGATAAAAGGGCTAGATTAATAGAGCAGCATTTAATAGCGAAGGAGAAAAGTTAATGGATTACGTAATATACACATTTGGTGGTGGAGATCTGTTATGGCATGTGTTTAATGGCATAGGCAGAGGTCTTTGCTTCAAATAGCGAATACTTCACTCCAGTGGGTCACTTAGCCTTGACTATTGGTGGCATATGGGCTGCTACTAGGGCTATTTTTAGAGGAAATATCGGCATCTTTGCTATGGGAATGGTTTTTTCCATCGATATTTATTTTTACGCTGTTATTTGCCCCCAAATCTACTGTTTGGCTGAAGGATGAAGTATCAATGAGTGCGCCAGTAAAGGTTGATAATATTCCCATAAGTATTGCAATGTTTGCTTCTCTTTCATCGCAAACGAGTTACTTTGTATCTAAAATTGATGACTTTTTTGCTAAAAATGCTGAATTAGTCTTGTCTGAAGCGTTGAAGCTATATCAGGATGACAAAGATATCATAAAACTAATTCATACAATCATTTACTCTGATAATAGACAATTTGTAAAAGCTTTTAGAAACACCGCTGTATCAGGCATTATAAGCGAAAGCGCGCCTGAAACTTCTGCAGGAATTCAATCTACTCTTGGAAAGAATATTACTTCGCTACAATATTTAAAGCCTGGAGGTAATTTTAGCATCAAGGAATGGTTTAGTAATTCTGCTGAAACTGGATGGTTATTTATCACAGCTAACCCAAGTCAAAGAGCTACTTTACGCCCACTTATTTCAGCCTGGATAAGCATAGCTATCAAGGCTTTGATGTGTAGAAATCCTAATCATGATAACAAAAACATGTGGTTTATACTTGATGAACTTCCAGCTCTACAAAAAGTTTCGTCTTTACCAGTTGCTTTAGCTGAAAGTAGAAAGTATGGAGGTTGCTTTGTTGCTGGATTGCAGAATATTCATCAATTAGAAGCAATATATGGTTCTGCTGAATGCGCTTCTATGCTGGATTTGTTTAATAGTAAATTTATTTTTCGAGTTAGCGATCAGGTTACAGCTTATAAATCAGCATTAACACTAGGTGAGGAAGAAATTATTGAAACTCAAGAGAACTTGTCATATGGATCAAATACTATGAGAGATGGAGTAAATATGAATAATGTTGAGCGTAAAAAGCTTTTAGTTATGCCATCTGAAATTATGAATCTACCAGACCTTACATGTTATGTAAAGCTTGTTGGTAACTTTCACATCACAAAACTAACTATGAAGCTACAAAACTTAAATATAGCATATGTTTGGGGATATACATTGCTCAAAAAACTTAAGTTAGTGAATTATTAATTCAAGAATTATCCATGCTAACTTTTAAATTAACCACTTCTTCGTTTGATAACCCAGTATTTTCAGCAATAAATTCAACTGAAAAGCCAGCTTTTAATAAGTTCCTTGCAAGCCCTTGTGCAGCTTCAGCTCTGCCTTTAGCTATGCCTTCATCAATATATTTTGCAGCAATAGTTCTCATAATATTACCTTTTTCTTCTTCAGATAAATACTTAGCCAGAATCTGCTCTAATTCTGGTTGCTGATTCTCTAGTAATTTAGTATCAGTATACCATAAAAATGATCTTAGGTAAACATAACCTTTTTCTTTATCAAGTATTAAAACATGTTTGAAGTTTATTAGAAACTCTTGCCAAAGCTTTAACATATCTCGTTGATGAATGTGTTTTAGCATATATTCGAGCATTCCGATATGCTTTTTCCTAATAATTTCATCATTCGACATACTTTGCAAATCGACTAATTGATAGTCAGAGGTCATTAATTGCTTAGCTATCATTGAATCGGTAAATAAATCCCACAAATTTCTAGGTGCGTTGTAGACTTCTTTGCCGTTATAGATCACTAAATTATACACTAATGGTAATTTAGTTTTTTCTTTCTTATGCCTTTCGCACAATAACAATGTGTATCTCCATAACCGCAGAGCTGTCCAATAATCAACGGTTGATTGAGCTTCAATTAATATATAAATAAAAGCATTGCCATGCTTTTTGGTTGCAACTTTATAGACGATATCGCTATATTTTTTTAACGATTCTTCTATATAACTTTCTTGCTCTACTTTTATTTTTGATAAATCTATTAAACTCTTGAAATCACTTGGTAAATAATACTCTAGAAATTCTTGTGCAGCCACTGGATCGCTCATGATTGTCTTTGCCAATGAATCATGCTTTAATTTTTTTGTCATATTTTTCAGCCTATAGTTTTTTTTATAAAAAATGCTGCGTCATACTCTGCCTAGTGTTTCAGACATAATCTTGGTTGTATATTAGTTTGTATGGATTTATTCTTTTCATTAAGTTTTCTTATTTCAGGGCTGATAATATTTCTAACAGCATATAATCCTTGAGTTTTTAATACATTATTGAAGTCATTTTTGACTGTACAGACTACTGCTTCCTTATCCTCTAGAACTTTTTCAGCTTTTTCAGTATTTACGTCATTTTTAACTGCTAGAATGATCTTTTCTTTTGAGGCAGGATTATAGTTTTGCAAATTTTGGGCTTCAATGGCACATAAGATTTTTCCTTCGACTCCAGCATGTTTAATGCTTAGAGCAGTTTCAATATTCTCTGTAAGAATTGTTATAGAAGAGTAGTCTGAATTTTGTTGAGCAATTTCAACAAATGATCCACTAATTGTACCAACAGAATTTTCAGCTGCATCCGCTTTATTACATGTTTTTGAATTCAAGGCTAATATCTTAGCTCCAGTAATTTCATCTTTGTCATTTTTAACAAAAATAGTGAGTGCAGGCCAGGATTTTTGAGTCTCTTCATCAAAAACCATATTTGCTCTTAAATTAGGATTGTCAAAGATTTTTGAACTATAAATTTCTGTATGATTTTCTAAAAATTTGTTGACTGTTGTTACTTCCGCATTAGCTTTTTCCTTTTTGTTATAGTCGTATAGGGGCAAAGATTTTGCATATAATTCTTTAACGTCACTTTGATTAGGTATTTCAGATGATTTATTTTGTATTTCGTTCAATTTAATAAGTTTGGCAATTTCAGGTATTATAATCTGTCTAATAGCTTCAGCCCCATGAATTTGTAATAGGTCGTTGAAATCACCTTCTTGTGTTGGCATCACTTTTAACACCTTTGCTCCACTATTTTCGAGTGTTTTTTTCGCTTTATCAACAGTATTCATTGTTATAGAATTTTGTCCATCATTATCTGCCGCTATGATTATGTTTTCTCCTTCAAATGGTTGATAGTTCTTGAAATTATGTATGCCAATAGCAGCGATAATTTTTCCATTAATTCCTGCTTGTTTTAGACTTAAAGCTGTTTCAACGCCTTCTGTTATAATTGTTATAGGCGAATCATGTGGTGCCAATGGAGTAATTCTAACAAACGATTCGCTAATTTTGCCAAAAGCCCTCCTAGGGACTGAAATATCTGCCTTATCGCACGTTTGCGAATTCAAATATACAACTTGTACACCAGTAATTTTACCTTTCGCATTTCTTGAAAATGCTGAAAATGCTGGATAATTTTCATTCGTTTCTCTATCAAGAATTACACTTGCTCTCAAGTCAGAATTCATTGTAAAACAATCAATTCCTCTATGTTGTTCAAGATATCTTTTTACGATTTGAACTTCAGTATTATTAGTAAAATATAATGGAGAAGACTGATTATAAAAGTATTGAACTTTTCGAATTTTAGCTAGCTCATTTTGAGTGGCTTCTTTA from Orientia tsutsugamushi str. Boryong includes:
- a CDS encoding TrbI/VirB10 family protein, producing the protein MIGEDGRSGIKGIVVDKSSNIASMAALNGVFSNIAKFLQAKAIKPDMLPTLNLVAGGHQQQEFQIGDALQSGAYSGASNAFDKLADFAIKQADSMSPVVLIASGRVIDVVFKKGFDLREHKKKPHNLTYSQSTNNEKVNLHNKFDQSQKLEEHL
- a CDS encoding Rpn family recombination-promoting nuclease/putative transposase, translating into MTKKLKHDSLAKTIMSDPVAAQEFLEYYLPSDFKSLIDLSKIKVEQESYIEESLKKYSDIVYKVATKKHGNAFIYILIEAQSTVDYWTALRLWRYTLLLCERHKKEKTKLPLVYNLVIYNGKEVYNAPRNLWDLFTDSMIAKQLMTSDYQLVDLQSMSNDEIIRKKHIGMLEYMLKHIHQRDMLKLWQEFLINFKHVLILDKEKGYVYLRSFLWYTDTKLLENQQPELEQILAKYLSEEEKGNIMRTIAAKYIDEGIAKGRAEAAQGLARNLLKAGFSVEFIAENTGLSNEEVVNLKVSMDNS
- a CDS encoding conjugal transfer protein TraF; protein product: MSRLLMFMILISHLSTVDASPTRFLWYNDKHGHELDDSAANSKLMSVAHDQRIEELKKQFNRAQRIALDNPTLENVITAQRLQKQIMEKAHKFATMWQLATLLDYQLINANEPANSLHRKLYQEKSEQKNDFKLKNIAKNWGLILQVKQDCLLCKAFIPIVQSFANKYAFQLLAVSKNNELLNKLNPKHIVPVLYSVASDGKKIYAVARGIISEDKIIDNILAIDRYYHKLETT
- a CDS encoding type IV secretion system DNA-binding domain-containing protein → MFASLSSQTSYFVSKIDDFFAKNAELVLSEALKLYQDDKDIIKLIHTIIYSDNRQFVKAFRNTAVSGIISESAPETSAGIQSTLGKNITSLQYLKPGGNFSIKEWFSNSAETGWLFITANPSQRATLRPLISAWISIAIKALMCRNPNHDNKNMWFILDELPALQKVSSLPVALAESRKYGGCFVAGLQNIHQLEAIYGSAECASMLDLFNSKFIFRVSDQVTAYKSALTLGEEEIIETQENLSYGSNTMRDGVNMNNVERKKLLVMPSEIMNLPDLTCYVKLVGNFHITKLTMKLQNLNIAYVWGYTLLKKLKLVNY
- the trbC gene encoding type-F conjugative transfer system pilin assembly protein TrbC, producing the protein MGQQKTFIFVSFSMSDEALKSYFAESQKAGAQLIMRGLINNSFTQTKNKTMELGISFDIDPSLFEQYKIDVVPVIVIDDEKRGLTKKLTGHIPLAIALEIMNENTQ
- a CDS encoding toprim domain-containing protein, translating into MAPHDSPITIITEGVETALSLKQAGINGKIIAAIGIHNFKNYQPFEGENIIIAADNDGQNSITMNTVDKAKKTLENSGAKVLKVMPTQEGDFNDLLQIHGAEAIRQIIIPEIAKLIKLNEIQNKSSEIPNQSDVKELYAKSLPLYDYNKKEKANAEVTTVNKFLENHTEIYSSKIFDNPNLRANMVFDEETQKSWPALTIFVKNDKDEITGAKILALNSKTCNKADAAENSVGTISGSFVEIAQQNSDYSSITILTENIETALSIKHAGVEGKILCAIEAQNLQNYNPASKEKIILAVKNDVNTEKAEKVLEDKEAVVCTVKNDFNNVLKTQGLYAVRNIISPEIRKLNEKNKSIQTNIQPRLCLKH